One Fictibacillus halophilus genomic window, TGGATCAGTCTTTTATTTTGCTCTTTATGGATGGTTGTTTTCTAAGAGACTTCTAATGGAGTAAAGTTTGCATGAGGCACACCACACGTCACATGGAAGCGAGCGTTTCAGCGGAAAACAACTTCTTTTAAAGAGCAACAATGTATACGAAAACCGCCTTATAAAATAAACCTTTTTTACAAAAATGAGCAGGAAATGAAGAAGAAGAGAGGGAATTTAACGAATACATAAAATTAAAAATGAATATAAATCTAGCAAATGATCACGAATTTTTTACGAGGGGGTAGTGGTATGAAGCTCGCGTTTTTGTTTCACCCAGTAAAAGATTTACAAGAGTCACAGCAATATTATGAAGGGCTAGGCATGACTGAAGCCTGGCGTGAAGGTAATCAAGTACTAGGGATGTCGATGAAAGATTGTGAAGTGCAGCTGATGATAGAAGAAGATGAGCATGATCTAGGACCAGGCGGAGTGTTTTTAGTAGATAGTGTAGATGACTTCTATCATGAACATGAGGGAAAGCTGAATTTTGTTAAATTACCTTGTACAATTCCTCCAGGAAGGTATGCGATCTATCGAGATGCAACAGGGAATCCCATCCGAATTATTGATTCTACGAATAAAGACTAGATATATTTGAAAAAACACCATCCAATTTCTCATGAATGGTGTTTTTACTTGCTTTTTTTGAGGTAAAACAATTGCTAGTGATAATATTCATCGTCTTCGTTTAAAGCAGGATCATGCAAATCCCCAACGAAATTTAATAAACTGTCACCTTCAAAGTAAAAAGGTTCTGTATCCTCTAGCCAGCTTCTGTATTCTTGAAAATCTTGATTAAAGTCTCCCGAAAAGAAACGGTGTGCTACCTCGTTTGTTAGTGTATCAATGATCACGATTCCTCTGTAACTTTGGCGATCGGGTTCATCATAATCGCATGCTATGTAATAGGCCATAATTTTTACTCCTTTTTAAGTCATACTCATAATGTTGCAATTTAGTTCTTTTTTCATACCATTATTTTTCAGTTTCTTCATAAATTGAATGCATAAGCAATAAAACTCTAACATGGAGTTAAAACGCTCTTTACATTTCGCTAGTAAAATAAAAAATGAAGAGGACTGAAAGAGGGTCATACAATGAAAACTTACTTTATGGTACAAGAAAAAATCAGACCTACTTGGAT contains:
- a CDS encoding VOC family protein, with the protein product MKLAFLFHPVKDLQESQQYYEGLGMTEAWREGNQVLGMSMKDCEVQLMIEEDEHDLGPGGVFLVDSVDDFYHEHEGKLNFVKLPCTIPPGRYAIYRDATGNPIRIIDSTNKD